The Bacteroidota bacterium genome has a window encoding:
- a CDS encoding UbiX family flavin prenyltransferase — MTSARKIVVAVTGASGAIYAKVLFDKLTRLHDQIGEVGVVFSDNAQDVWKFELGNESYRELPFKTYGKSDFMAPFASGSARFDTMIICPCSMGTLARIAAGTSNDLITRAADVILKERRRLILVPRDTPYSLIHIRNMQTVTEAGAIVCPASPSFYSRPADFEALAATVVDRVIDLAGLQQSSYRWNES, encoded by the coding sequence ATGACCTCCGCCAGAAAAATCGTTGTTGCGGTCACCGGTGCCAGTGGCGCGATCTACGCCAAGGTACTCTTCGACAAACTGACACGTCTGCATGATCAAATCGGGGAAGTCGGGGTAGTCTTTTCCGACAATGCACAGGATGTCTGGAAATTCGAATTGGGGAATGAATCCTACCGTGAATTGCCATTCAAAACATATGGCAAGAGCGACTTCATGGCCCCCTTTGCTTCCGGCTCCGCCCGCTTCGATACCATGATCATTTGCCCATGTTCGATGGGGACACTGGCCCGGATTGCTGCGGGTACCAGCAACGACCTCATCACGCGGGCAGCCGATGTTATCCTGAAGGAACGCCGGAGACTGATCCTCGTTCCCAGGGATACCCCCTACAGCCTGATCCACATCCGGAATATGCAAACCGTAACGGAAGCAGGTGCGATCGTTTGTCCCGCAAGTCCCAGCTTCTACTCCCGACCTGCTGATTTCGAAGCGCTTGCGGCTACGGTAGTGGACCGCGTCATCGACCTGGCCGGTCTGCAACAATCTTCCTACCGCTGGAACGAGTCCTGA
- the queG gene encoding tRNA epoxyqueuosine(34) reductase QueG, which translates to MTNREQATQVVKESARRLGFHHCGISTAGFLDEEAPRLEQWLTGNRHGKMGYMERYFDERLDPRLLVPGAQSVVSLLYNYYPPERPTDPDAPKLSAYAFGTDYHFVIKDKLRELLDAVRAQVGEVNGRVFVDSAPVLERAWAKKSGLGWVGKNSNLITRQQGSFFFIAELIIDLPLQADAPMRDYCGTCNRCMEACPTGAIVEPYVVDGSRCISYFTIELKDALPEDMKGRFDDWVFGCDVCQDVCPWNRFSKPHNEQAFSLSEELKTMNRKEWEEMTEDVFRRVFRNSAVKRTGYRGLMRNLVFLSKPSGKLPE; encoded by the coding sequence GTGACAAACCGGGAACAAGCTACACAGGTTGTTAAGGAATCGGCCAGGCGACTGGGGTTCCACCATTGTGGCATTTCAACGGCCGGATTCCTGGATGAAGAAGCGCCCCGCCTGGAGCAATGGCTGACAGGCAACCGGCACGGAAAAATGGGTTACATGGAGCGCTACTTCGACGAGCGCCTGGATCCCCGCCTGTTGGTACCCGGCGCGCAGTCGGTCGTATCCCTGTTGTACAATTACTACCCGCCGGAGCGCCCCACGGATCCCGATGCGCCGAAATTATCGGCCTATGCTTTCGGCACCGATTATCACTTCGTGATCAAGGATAAGCTGCGCGAACTACTCGACGCGGTTCGGGCGCAGGTTGGAGAAGTCAATGGACGGGTATTCGTCGATTCAGCGCCGGTGCTGGAACGTGCCTGGGCAAAGAAGAGCGGTTTGGGTTGGGTTGGGAAGAACAGTAACCTGATCACCCGTCAGCAGGGATCCTTTTTCTTCATTGCTGAATTGATCATCGATCTTCCGTTACAAGCCGATGCGCCGATGCGCGACTATTGCGGCACCTGCAACCGCTGCATGGAAGCCTGTCCGACCGGCGCTATCGTGGAGCCCTATGTGGTCGACGGTAGTCGTTGCATCTCCTACTTTACCATTGAATTGAAAGACGCCTTACCGGAAGATATGAAAGGTCGATTCGACGACTGGGTCTTCGGTTGTGATGTTTGCCAGGATGTCTGTCCCTGGAACCGGTTCTCCAAGCCGCATAATGAACAGGCTTTTAGTCTTTCCGAGGAATTGAAAACAATGAACCGGAAGGAATGGGAGGAAATGACGGAAGATGTCTTCCGTCGGGTCTTTAGAAATTCAGCAGTAAAGCGTACGGGCTACCGTGGACTGATGCGGAACCTGGTGTTCCTCAGTAAACCTTCCGGTAAACTTCCAGAATGA
- a CDS encoding SPFH domain-containing protein, which translates to METEKSLRPLSGYVLLLISLLALAGSVYAFILQLPVVGGVLLLTSVFLMCGFMVVNPNESRVLTLFGDYKGTVKANGFFWVNPFMTSKKVSLRARNLNGQALKVNDKIGNPIEIAAVIVWQVEDTCKAVFDVDDYQTYVSIQSEAAVRHLAGTCPYDNFEDNDAVVTLRGSAEKVHDMLVTELNERLSLAGIRVSDARISHLAYAPEIAGAMLQRQQATAVVAARQQIVEGAVGMVQMALERLSQHDIVELDEERKAAMVSNLLVVLCGDKNVSPVVNAGTLHN; encoded by the coding sequence ATGGAAACTGAAAAATCCCTCCGCCCCCTTTCCGGTTACGTCTTGTTACTCATCAGCCTGCTGGCGCTGGCCGGATCCGTCTATGCTTTCATACTCCAGTTGCCGGTGGTCGGCGGTGTACTGCTGCTGACATCGGTTTTCCTGATGTGCGGCTTCATGGTGGTCAATCCGAACGAATCGCGGGTGCTGACCCTCTTCGGCGATTACAAAGGCACCGTCAAAGCGAATGGTTTCTTCTGGGTGAACCCGTTCATGACCAGCAAGAAGGTATCACTTCGCGCCCGCAACCTCAACGGACAAGCCCTCAAGGTGAACGATAAGATCGGTAACCCGATCGAAATCGCAGCCGTCATCGTCTGGCAAGTCGAGGACACCTGCAAGGCGGTCTTCGATGTCGACGATTACCAGACGTATGTCTCCATCCAGAGCGAGGCCGCGGTACGTCACCTCGCCGGCACTTGTCCCTACGACAACTTCGAGGACAATGATGCCGTCGTGACCCTCCGCGGATCAGCCGAGAAAGTACACGACATGCTGGTGACCGAACTGAATGAGCGACTTTCACTCGCCGGTATCCGGGTATCGGATGCCCGCATCAGCCACCTGGCGTACGCACCCGAGATTGCCGGTGCGATGCTGCAACGACAGCAAGCCACCGCCGTGGTCGCCGCCCGGCAGCAGATCGTGGAAGGCGCCGTGGGCATGGTACAGATGGCCCTGGAACGTTTGTCGCAGCACGATATCGTCGAACTCGACGAAGAACGAAAAGCGGCGATGGTCTCCAACCTGTTGGTTGTCTTGTGCGGCGATAAGAATGTGAGCCCGGTGGTCAACGCGGGGACGCTCCACAATTGA
- a CDS encoding Arc family DNA-binding protein, which translates to MANEKKAFILRVSPDLLKALEKWAGDEFRSVNGQVEYLLHKALAESGRLRKKQDGKSGKKDGDH; encoded by the coding sequence ATGGCTAACGAGAAAAAAGCGTTCATCCTGCGGGTCAGTCCGGACTTGCTCAAAGCTCTTGAGAAGTGGGCCGGCGATGAATTCCGCAGCGTGAACGGCCAGGTCGAATACCTACTGCACAAAGCGCTGGCTGAGAGTGGACGGCTGCGAAAAAAACAGGATGGTAAGAGCGGAAAAAAAGATGGCGACCACTAA
- the ruvB gene encoding Holliday junction branch migration DNA helicase RuvB — protein MSNPNLDPNKDQLSTTEQEIEKALRPQGFEEFTGQAAILDNLRVFVEAARLRDEALDHVLLHGPPGLGKTTLAYILANELGVNIRTTSGPVLDKPGDLAGLLTNLEPNDVLFIDEIHRLSPVVEEYLYSAMEDYRIDIMIETGPNARAVQIKLNPFTLIGATTRSGLLTAPLRARFGITSRLEYYPASLLQRILQRSADILRAPMQEDAAHEIARRSRGTPRIANALLRRVRDFAQIKGNGTITLEIAHLALSALNVDQHGLDEMDNRILAAIVEKFKGGPVGLSTIATAVGEEAGTIEEVYEPFLIQEGYLKRTPRGREATEKAYLHLGASQKRPGELF, from the coding sequence ATGTCCAACCCGAACCTCGACCCGAACAAAGACCAGCTCTCGACTACCGAGCAGGAGATCGAGAAAGCATTGCGGCCACAGGGCTTCGAGGAATTTACCGGGCAGGCCGCGATCCTGGACAACCTCAGAGTCTTCGTTGAGGCGGCGCGATTGCGAGACGAAGCCTTGGATCATGTGCTCTTACACGGTCCTCCCGGTCTCGGGAAGACGACCCTTGCCTATATTCTGGCAAACGAACTGGGTGTAAATATCCGTACCACCTCGGGCCCGGTATTGGACAAGCCCGGCGACCTGGCCGGATTGCTGACCAACCTCGAGCCGAACGATGTCCTGTTCATCGACGAGATCCACCGTCTAAGTCCGGTAGTGGAGGAGTATCTCTACAGCGCCATGGAGGACTACCGGATCGACATCATGATCGAGACCGGTCCCAATGCCCGGGCGGTGCAGATCAAACTCAATCCCTTCACCCTGATCGGCGCTACGACGCGTTCGGGACTATTGACCGCGCCGCTGCGTGCCCGCTTCGGAATAACATCCCGACTGGAATATTATCCGGCCTCTTTGCTTCAACGCATCTTGCAACGCAGTGCCGATATCTTGCGCGCGCCGATGCAGGAAGACGCCGCGCACGAGATCGCCCGACGGAGTCGCGGCACCCCGCGTATCGCCAACGCGTTGCTGCGTCGCGTCCGCGACTTCGCGCAGATCAAAGGAAACGGAACCATTACGCTCGAGATTGCTCACCTGGCGTTGTCCGCGCTGAACGTGGATCAACACGGGCTGGACGAGATGGACAACCGGATACTTGCCGCGATCGTAGAAAAGTTCAAAGGCGGTCCTGTCGGCCTCAGTACCATTGCTACGGCCGTCGGCGAAGAAGCCGGTACCATCGAGGAAGTGTACGAACCTTTTTTGATTCAGGAAGGTTACCTCAAACGAACCCCGCGCGGACGGGAAGCCACCGAGAAGGCTTATCTGCATCTCGGTGCCTCACAAAAACGTCCGGGAGAGTTGTTCTAA
- a CDS encoding RNA-binding protein: protein MKLFVKNIEESVNEALLEAIFKQFGEIVSTKIVYDKITWESRGFGFVEFKNSQDAMKAMDELQGKELVGKKLIIMEALEKGAGG from the coding sequence ATGAAGTTATTCGTCAAAAACATCGAGGAGTCCGTAAACGAAGCGTTACTGGAAGCCATCTTCAAGCAATTCGGCGAGATCGTCAGCACCAAGATCGTGTACGATAAGATCACCTGGGAATCCCGCGGTTTCGGATTTGTGGAATTCAAGAATAGTCAGGATGCCATGAAGGCGATGGATGAATTGCAAGGCAAGGAACTGGTCGGGAAAAAACTGATCATCATGGAAGCGCTGGAAAAGGGAGCTGGCGGTTGA